The following are encoded together in the Populus trichocarpa isolate Nisqually-1 chromosome 5, P.trichocarpa_v4.1, whole genome shotgun sequence genome:
- the LOC7492506 gene encoding laccase-15 isoform X1, translated as MMAINRVLAFQILRFLLFGGFLCCQAIVHHTFVVKDVPYTRLCSTKNIMTVNGQFPGPTLYVTKGETIIVDVINKSPHNITIHWHGVKQPKYPWSDGPEYITQCPIQPGGKFSQRVIFSNEEGTLWWHAHSDWTRATVYGAIVIYPKKGTEYPFPMPHADVPIILGEWWKKDIFEIFDQFRASGADPNVSDAYTINGQPGDLYPCSKSDTFKLSVDYGKTYLLRLINAALQDILFFSITNHQVTVVGTDASYTKPLKVDYIAISPGQTIDVLLEANQPLDHYYMAAKVYSSANGVQYDNTTATAIVQYNGNYTPSSTPSLPYLPYFNDTTASVNFTGRLRSLADNNHPIYVPMSISTPLFFTVSVNIFTCANTSCGANQSRLAASVNNISFQTPTRMDILRAYYNQINGVYGDHFPDKPPLFFNFTADTIPLIYKTPSKGTEVKVLEYNSTVEIVFQGTNVAAGTDHPMHIHGTSFYVVGWGFGNFDKDKDPLRYNLVDPPLQNTIVIPKNGWSVIRFKATNPGVWFVHCHLERHLSWGMEMAFIIKNGRGKKAQMLPPPPYMPPC; from the exons ATGATGGCAATCAATAGAGTTCTAGCCTTTCAAATTTTAAGGTTTCTATTGTTCGGTGGTTTCCTATGTTGCCAAGCTATAGTTCATCATACTTTTGTG GTAAAAGATGTTCCATACACAAGACTCTGCAGCACCAAGAACATAATGACCGTCAATGGACAGTTTCCTGGCCCGACACTATACGTTACTAAAGGAGAAACCATCATCGTGGATGTTATTAACAAGAGCCCTCACAACATCACCATTCACTG GCATGGAGTGAAACAACCAAAATATCCATGGTCAGATGGTCCTGAATATATCACACAGTGTCCAATTCAACCAGGAGGAAAATTCAGTCAGAGGGTCATATTCTCTAACGAAGAAGGAACATTATGGTGGCATGCTCACAGTGACTGGACACGAGCAACTGTTTATGGTGCGATTGTCATATATCCCAAGAAAGGAACCGAATATCCTTTCCCTATGCCTCATGCAGACGTGCCGATTATTCTAG GAGAGTGGTGGAAGAAGGACATATTTGAAATCTTTGATCAATTTCGTGCCTCGGGAGCAGACCCAAATGTCTCTGATGCTTACACAATCAATGGTCAACCTGGTGATCTTTATCCTTGCTCAAAATCGG ATACATTCAAGCTATCGGTGGACTATGGCAAGACTTACCTTCTTCGTCTAATTAACGCTGCCCTTCAAGACATTCTCTTTTTCTCCATCACCAATCATCAAGTCACAGTGGTCGGCACAGATGCCAGCTACACTAAACCACTGAAAGTTGATTATATAGCAATATCACCTGGCCAAACCATTGATGTTTTATTAGAAGCAAACCAACCACTGGACCACTATTACATGGCTGCAAAAGTTTACTCTAGTGCCAATGGTGTGCAATATGACAACACAACAGCCACAGCCATTGTCCAGTACAATGGCAACTACACTCCATCCTCCACTCCCTCATTGCCATACCTTCCTTATTTTAATGACACGACTGCATCGGTTAATTTCACTGGCCGTCTTAGAAGCTTAGCTGATAATAACCATCCAATTTATGTCCCCATGAGCATAAGCACTCCATTATTTTTCACTGTTTCTGTTAATATATTTACGTGTGCAAACACTTCTTGTGGGGCGAATCAGTCTAGACTAGCTGCTAGTGTGAACAACATAAGCTTTCAAACACCTACACGTATGGATATACTAAGAGCTTATTATAATCAAATCAATGGTGTTTACGGTGATCACTTTCCTGATAAACCACCATTGTTCTTCAATTTCACTGCGGATACTATCCCATTGATTTATAAGACACCATCAAAAGGTACAGAAGTGAAAGTGCTCGAGTATAACTCGACGGTGGAGATTGTTTTTCAGGGGACAAATGTGGCTGCTGGCACTGATCATCCTATGCACATACATGGAACAAGCTTCTATGTTGTTGGTTGGGGATTTGGCAACTTCGACAAGGATAAAGACCCTTTGAGATACAATCTTGTTGACCCTCCTCTTCAAAATACCATTGTCATTCCCAAAAATGGCTGGTCTGTTATAAGATTCAAAGCTACCAATCCTG GAGTATGGTTCGTGCACTGCCATCTGGAGCGTCATCTGTCATGGGGTATGGAGATGGCATTCATAATCAAGAACGGTCGAGGCAAGAAAGCCCAAATGCTACCACCACCTCCCTATATGCCACCGTGTTAA